GTGCAGCAGCGTGGCGCGGACCGCGCCGACGATCCTGCCGTCCAGTTCGGCGACGATCAGCCGCAGGGACTGCGCGGGGGCGGCGTGCGCCACCTCGTAGGCGATGCTCTGCGGGGTGGCGATGAGGTGCGGCACGGAGAGCCGGCGCAGATCGGCGACGGCCTTGGCGTCGGAGCGGCGGAAATCGCGCACGGTGAGCGTCATGCGGACGGACGGTACGCGCCACCCCTCCGTTTTGCCGCTCCTTTTCCGGCGCCCGAGGCGCTGTTTGCCTCCGCTTGTGCGCACCGCGAGACGCGTCTGGCGCGTTCCCGATCCCCTCGGGCGATTTGAGCGGCGATTTGAGTGGTCGGTACATCTATCTCGGCGTACGGTGGGCTTGCGGGCCGCCACTCAGGAGGCAGTGGCCGGCCGTCGGCGAGGAGGAGCCGCGACGATGTGCGGAATCACCGGATGGATCTCTTACGGGACCGACCTCACCACCCAGCGCCCCACACTTGAGGCGATGACCGCCACCATGGCCTGCCGCGGCCCGGACGCGGCCGGCGTCTGGCTCGGCACCCACGCCGCGTTCGGCCACCGCCGGCTCGCCGTCATCGACCTCGACGGCGGCACACAGCCCATGGCCGTCGAGCGGGACGGCCGGACCCTGCTCGTCACGACCTACAGCGGCGAGGTCTACAACTACCGCGAGCTGCGCGCCGAGCTGGAGCAGCTGGGCCACGCCTTCCGTACGAGCAGCGACACCGAAGTGGTGCTGCACGCCTACCTCCAGTGGGGCGAGGCGTTCGCCGAGCGCCTCAACGGGATGTACGCCTTCGCCCTGTGGGACCCGCGCACCGAGGAACTGCTGCTGGTCCGCGACCGGATGGGCGTCAAGCCGCTCTACTACCACCCCACCCCCGACGGTGTGCTGTTCGGCTCCGAGCCCAAGGCGATCCTCGCCCACCCCGCCGTGCGGCCCGTGGTCGACGCCGAGGGCCTCGCCGAGCTGATCACCTTCACCAAGACCCCGGGCCACGCCGTCTACCGGGGCATGCACGAGGTGCGTCCCGGGCACGTCGTCCGGGTGGGCCGGGGCGGGCCGTCCGCCCGGTGCTACTGGTCCCTCACGGCCCGCGAGCACACCGACGACCTCGACACCACCGTGGCGCACGTCCGCGAGCTGCTCGACGACATCGTCGCCCGCCAGCTGATCGCCGACGTCCCGCTGTGCACCCTGCTCTCCGGCGGCCTGGACTCGTCCGCCATCACCGCGCTGTCCGCCCGCGCGCTGGCCGCGCAGGGCCGCGGCCCGGTGCGCTCGTTCGCCGTCGACTTCACCGGCTACACCGAGCACTTCACGCCCGATGACCTGCGCGGCACCCCCGACGGGCCGTACGCGCACGCCCTGGCCGAGCACGTCCGCTCCGACCACCGCGACATCGTGCTGGACACCGCGGCCCTGATGGACCCCGGCCACCGCGCCGCGGTGCTCGCCGCGCGCGATCTGCCGAACGGCTTCGGGGACGGCGACACCTCCCTCTACCTGCTGTTCAAGGCCGTCCGCGAGTGGTCCACGGTCGCCCTGTCCGGCGAGTCGGCGGACGAGGTCTTCGGCGGCTACCGCTGGTTCCACGACCCGGAGGCCGTCAACGCCGACACCTTCCCGTGGGTCGCGGCCCGCCTCGCCGGCCGTTTCGCCGGCGGCCGCGCCAGCCGCGAGGCGCTGCTGGACCGCGGCCTCCTGACCAAGCTCGACCTGCGCGGGTACCAGGCCCGCCGCTACCGCGAGGCGCTCGCCGAAGTGCCGTACCTCGACAGCGATACGGGCCACCAGCGCCGAATGCGTGAGGTGAGCCATCTGCACCTGACCCGCTTCGTGCAGATCCTGCTCGACCGCAAGGACCGCGCCAGCATGGCCGTCGGCCTGGAGGTCCGCGTCCCGTTCTGCGACCACCGCCTCGTCGACTACGTCTTCAACACCCCCTGGTCGATGAAGACCTTCGACGGCCGGGAGAAATCGCTGCTGCGCGCCGCCACCCGCGACGTGCTGCCCGATCTGGTGGCCGACCGCGTCAAGAGCCCCTACCCCAGCACCCAGGACCCGTGCTACAACGAGGCGCTGCGCACGGAGTTGATCCACCTGGCCGCCGACCGCGGCGCCCCGGTCCGGCCGCTGCTGGACCCCGGGGCCCTCGCGGGCATCACCGCCGACGGCGCGTCGAACGACATCCGCCCCGGAGCCGAACTGGTCCTCGGCATGAACGCCTGGCTCCGGACGACGGGCACCACCCTGGAGCTCTGACTCCTCGACGCGACCGCGGTCCGGCCCGGGACGTGTTCACGGGCCGGACCGCACGCCCGGCCGGTCCGGTGACCTCCCGGCGCGGCCGGCGCTCCTGACGCACAATGGGTGCGACAAACATGCGCACCGACGGGTACGGGCACCACGGCGCCTCCCGGTCCCACCGGGGGCCGCGGCCCCGCGCCCGCCCGCACCGCCACCAGCACCAGGAGCGCCCCGTGTCCCCGCAGGCCCCGACCCTGACCCTCACCATCGACCCGGACTCGGCCGTCGCGCCGTTCGAGCAGGTACGCACCCAGATCGCGGACCGAGCCAGGGACGGCTCGCTCCCGGTCGGCTACAAACTCCCCACCGTCCGCGGGCTGGCCGAGGAGCTCGGCCTGGCCGCCAACACCGTCGCCAAGGCGTACCGCGCCCTGGAGACCGACGGTGTGATCGAGACCCGCGGCCGCAACGGCAGCTTCCTCGCGGCGGCCGGCGAGGCCGCGGACAAGGAGGCCGCCGCGGCCGCCGAGAGCTACGCCCGCCGCGCCCAGCGCCTCGGCCTGGACCACCGTGCCGCCCTCGCCGCCGTCGAGAACGCCCTGCGTGCCACGTACGGCGCCGACGCCTGAAAGGATCACGCGAGCACCGGAACCACCGGAGCACCCGGAGCACCCGCGGCACCCGGACCGGCAGGGCCGTAGGGGCCACCACCGGAAGGAAATGCACCGCATGACCGACGGCAAGCACGCCCTCGTCCGCCGCCCCGGCCCCCGCCTGGCCGAGGGCCTGGTCACCCATATCGACCGGCGCCCGGTCGACGCCGCACTGGCCCTGCGCCAGTGGGAGTCCTACGTACAGGCGCTTCGCGACCACGGCTGGCGGATCACCGAGGTCGCCCCCGCCGACGACTGCCCCGACGCGGTCTTCGTCGAGGACACCATGGTCATGTTCCGCAACGTCGCCCTGCTCGCCCGGCCGGGCGCCGACCAGCGCAGGCCCGAGATCGCGGACGCCCGCGCGGCCGTCGAGGCGCTCGGCTGCTCCGTCAACGAGATCCGCTCGCCCGGCACGCTGGACGGCGGCGACATCCTCAAGATCGGCGACACCGTCTACGTGGGCCGCGGCGGCCGCACCAACGCCGACGGCGTACGCCAACTCCGCTCCGCCTTCGAGCCCTTGGGGGCCCGGGTGGTCGCGGTGCCGGTCTCCCGCGTACTGCACCTGAAGTCCGCGGTGACCGCGCTGCCCGACGGCACCGTCATCGGCTACCCGCCCCTGGTCGACGACCCCGCCGCCTTCCCCCGCTTCCTGCCCGTCCCCGAGGAGTCCGGCGCCCATGTCGTCCTGCTCGGCGGCGGCCGGCTGCTGATGGCGGCCGGCGCGCCGAGGAGCGCCGAACTCTTCGCCGACCTCGGCTACGAGCCGGTCGTGGTGGACATCAGCGAGTTCGAGAAGCTGGAGGGCTGCGTCACCTGTCTGTCCGTACGGCTGCGCGCGCTGTACGCGTGACGGGCCGGGCCGCCGGGGGCGCGGCTGCCGGACGGGCGGCCGGGCACGGCCGCGCCGGGCGCCGGCGTGCGACCTCTCGTGTGCCTCTCCCGGTCGCGCGCCCGCCCGCGCCTATCGTGACGCCATGAGCAACCTCGATCTGAGACCTTCGCCCAGCCTGTGCGGCGGCAACGGCCGCACCGGCCCGGTCCGTGACGTCCAGCCCGGCAAGCAGGTCCCGCTCGGCGAGAGCACCGTCGTCCGCAGACTGCTGCCCAACCTGGGCCGCCGGATGGTCGGCGCCTGGTGCTTCGTCGACCACTACGGCCCCGACGACATCGCCGACCAGCCCGGGATGCAGGTGCCGCCGCATCCGCACATGGG
The sequence above is a segment of the Streptomyces lydicus genome. Coding sequences within it:
- a CDS encoding GntR family transcriptional regulator, whose protein sequence is MSPQAPTLTLTIDPDSAVAPFEQVRTQIADRARDGSLPVGYKLPTVRGLAEELGLAANTVAKAYRALETDGVIETRGRNGSFLAAAGEAADKEAAAAAESYARRAQRLGLDHRAALAAVENALRATYGADA
- the asnB gene encoding asparagine synthase (glutamine-hydrolyzing), which encodes MCGITGWISYGTDLTTQRPTLEAMTATMACRGPDAAGVWLGTHAAFGHRRLAVIDLDGGTQPMAVERDGRTLLVTTYSGEVYNYRELRAELEQLGHAFRTSSDTEVVLHAYLQWGEAFAERLNGMYAFALWDPRTEELLLVRDRMGVKPLYYHPTPDGVLFGSEPKAILAHPAVRPVVDAEGLAELITFTKTPGHAVYRGMHEVRPGHVVRVGRGGPSARCYWSLTAREHTDDLDTTVAHVRELLDDIVARQLIADVPLCTLLSGGLDSSAITALSARALAAQGRGPVRSFAVDFTGYTEHFTPDDLRGTPDGPYAHALAEHVRSDHRDIVLDTAALMDPGHRAAVLAARDLPNGFGDGDTSLYLLFKAVREWSTVALSGESADEVFGGYRWFHDPEAVNADTFPWVAARLAGRFAGGRASREALLDRGLLTKLDLRGYQARRYREALAEVPYLDSDTGHQRRMREVSHLHLTRFVQILLDRKDRASMAVGLEVRVPFCDHRLVDYVFNTPWSMKTFDGREKSLLRAATRDVLPDLVADRVKSPYPSTQDPCYNEALRTELIHLAADRGAPVRPLLDPGALAGITADGASNDIRPGAELVLGMNAWLRTTGTTLEL
- the ddaH gene encoding dimethylargininase, which translates into the protein MTDGKHALVRRPGPRLAEGLVTHIDRRPVDAALALRQWESYVQALRDHGWRITEVAPADDCPDAVFVEDTMVMFRNVALLARPGADQRRPEIADARAAVEALGCSVNEIRSPGTLDGGDILKIGDTVYVGRGGRTNADGVRQLRSAFEPLGARVVAVPVSRVLHLKSAVTALPDGTVIGYPPLVDDPAAFPRFLPVPEESGAHVVLLGGGRLLMAAGAPRSAELFADLGYEPVVVDISEFEKLEGCVTCLSVRLRALYA